In Allocoprobacillus halotolerans, a genomic segment contains:
- a CDS encoding NAD(P)-dependent malic enzyme — protein MEEVYEKALKLHKEYNGKIEIGLKKDFNEDELKLVYTPGVAQPCKEIVNDKKNIYKYTMKSNTIAVITDGSAVLGLGDIGPEAALPVMEGKCALFKKFGDVNAFPICLNAHEVDEIVNIIKKISVGLGGINLEDISAPRCFEIEEKLKRELNIPIFHDDQHGTAIVVLAFLINALRLTKQEKSNLKIVVNGAGAAGIAIVQLLFEYGFKNIVVCDSKGTINSKRNDLNKYKQKLLSYTNKEDIHGNLKDAIKKADIFIGVSKGNIVTKEMVESMNANPIILAMANPIPEIFPEEAKKAGAYIVGTGRSDFDNQINNVLVFPALFSAILELGITNIDDSIKIKAAEAISSIISDEELSTKYLLPNAFDKRIRETILKKL, from the coding sequence ATGGAAGAAGTATATGAAAAAGCTTTAAAATTACATAAAGAATATAATGGGAAAATCGAAATCGGATTGAAAAAGGATTTTAATGAAGATGAATTAAAACTTGTTTATACTCCTGGAGTTGCGCAACCTTGTAAAGAAATTGTAAATGACAAAAAAAATATATATAAATATACTATGAAATCAAATACAATTGCAGTAATAACTGATGGAAGTGCTGTTCTTGGGTTAGGTGATATTGGTCCAGAAGCAGCTTTACCAGTAATGGAAGGTAAATGTGCTTTATTTAAAAAATTTGGAGATGTTAATGCATTTCCTATATGTTTAAATGCACATGAAGTTGATGAAATAGTAAATATTATTAAAAAAATATCAGTTGGTTTGGGAGGAATTAATCTTGAAGATATATCAGCTCCTAGATGTTTTGAAATTGAAGAAAAATTAAAAAGAGAATTAAATATACCAATTTTTCATGATGATCAACATGGTACAGCAATTGTTGTTTTAGCTTTCCTTATCAATGCTTTAAGATTAACAAAACAAGAAAAAAGTAATTTAAAAATAGTTGTAAATGGTGCTGGAGCTGCAGGCATAGCAATTGTGCAACTATTATTTGAATATGGTTTTAAGAATATAGTTGTATGTGATTCAAAAGGAACAATTAATTCAAAAAGAAACGATTTAAATAAATATAAACAAAAATTATTAAGTTATACAAATAAAGAAGATATTCATGGTAATTTAAAAGATGCTATAAAAAAAGCAGATATTTTTATAGGTGTTTCTAAAGGCAATATTGTTACAAAAGAGATGGTTGAATCAATGAATGCAAACCCAATTATTTTAGCTATGGCCAACCCTATTCCGGAAATTTTCCCAGAAGAAGCTAAAAAAGCTGGGGCATACATAGTAGGAACCGGACGTTCTGATTTTGATAACCAGATAAATAATGTTCTTGTTTTCCCTGCTTTATTTAGTGCTATATTAGAATTAGGCATTACTAATATAGATGACAGTATTAAAATCAAAGCAGCAGAAGCTATTTCATCTATTATTAGTGATGAGGAATTAAGTACAAAATATTTATTGCCTAATGCCTTTGATAAGCGTATAAGAGAAACTATATTAAAAAAATTATAA
- a CDS encoding NDP-hexose 2,3-dehydratase family protein: MIIQNEIGFLGIICSIIQGKLHFLMQAKIEPGNINNIQISPTIQATKSNFTQKHGGKKPKYLEYFLNVKPEDIIVDQIQSEQSSRFFHKRNRNIIIMSKSDIPIENNFKWMTLGQIKRLMHFDNIVNMDTRTVISCLPTYNTMTTKEKLVEISRIKNQPLAKSILDFSELKLTNVFHEINNAKMFEEATLKFVPLDKLESWNMSDKEISNQKSNFKVIYCDISIEGREVTHWTQPLFKATGIAMFGLLTKVINDKRMFLIHIHQEIGCFDTVELGPSIQLEANELHKESQNIVEKIFFSYLKNKKIY, translated from the coding sequence ATAATTATACAAAATGAGATTGGGTTTCTTGGAATTATATGTTCAATTATTCAAGGGAAATTGCATTTTTTAATGCAAGCAAAAATTGAACCTGGAAATATAAATAATATCCAAATTTCTCCAACAATTCAAGCAACAAAAAGCAATTTTACACAAAAACATGGTGGGAAAAAGCCAAAATATTTAGAATATTTTTTAAATGTAAAACCCGAAGATATTATTGTTGATCAAATTCAATCTGAACAATCTTCGCGTTTTTTTCATAAAAGAAATAGAAATATTATCATTATGTCTAAATCTGATATACCTATTGAAAATAATTTCAAATGGATGACATTGGGGCAAATTAAAAGATTAATGCATTTTGATAATATTGTTAATATGGATACGAGAACTGTTATTTCTTGTTTACCTACTTATAATACAATGACTACAAAAGAAAAATTAGTCGAAATATCACGTATAAAAAATCAACCATTGGCTAAATCTATTTTAGATTTTAGTGAGTTAAAATTGACAAATGTTTTTCATGAGATAAATAATGCAAAGATGTTTGAAGAAGCAACATTAAAATTTGTACCACTTGATAAATTAGAATCATGGAATATGTCGGATAAAGAAATTTCAAATCAAAAATCAAATTTTAAAGTTATATATTGTGATATTAGTATTGAAGGTAGAGAAGTAACACATTGGACCCAACCTTTATTTAAAGCAACAGGAATAGCAATGTTTGGACTATTAACTAAAGTCATAAATGATAAAAGAATGTTTTTGATTCACATTCATCAAGAAATTGGATGTTTTGATACTGTTGAGTTAGGTCCATCTATCCAACTGGAAGCAAATGAACTGCATAAAGAATCACAAAATATAGTAGAAAAAATCTTCTTTTCATATCTAAAAAATAAAAAAATATATTAA
- a CDS encoding NDP-hexose 2,3-dehydratase family protein, whose amino-acid sequence MDVLLSEEGGRFYHEQNRNIIIDIEEDFKIPKNYFWVDYATLNQMIQFNNVCNIQLRNLISLLEI is encoded by the coding sequence ATAGATGTACTATTATCCGAGGAAGGCGGTAGATTCTATCATGAACAAAATAGAAATATTATTATTGATATAGAAGAAGACTTCAAGATTCCTAAAAATTATTTTTGGGTAGATTATGCTACTTTAAATCAAATGATACAGTTTAATAACGTTTGTAATATACAGTTGAGAAATTTGATTTCCTTACTGGAAATTTAA
- a CDS encoding Gfo/Idh/MocA family protein — MDFECIGIAEEYNTEKLQKFKDDYGLNIFHSFDDLINNPSIDVLYIPLPPALHYEYAKKALLNGKHVFLEKPLTTKLEHTEELISIAKSKNLVLQENYMFQFHHQLDVIKNIISSKKLGEIRLIRSCFSFPKRAQNDFRYSKKLGGGALLDAGGYVIKLGTLLLGDDAKINDAHLYSFEDYDVDIFGDFTMSNGKITYQGAFGMDNVYTCSLEVYGSKGKLYTNRIFTSPPENKPILILMVENQEEIIVDADNHFLKSILKFKNALENDEIREELYITLFKQTQMLMDLKELGERYL, encoded by the coding sequence GTGGATTTTGAGTGTATAGGTATTGCAGAAGAATATAATACTGAAAAGTTACAGAAATTTAAAGATGATTATGGATTAAATATATTTCATTCTTTTGATGATTTGATAAATAATCCAAGTATTGATGTATTATATATTCCCTTGCCACCTGCTTTACATTACGAATATGCAAAAAAAGCTTTGTTAAATGGAAAACATGTATTTTTAGAAAAACCACTAACAACAAAGTTAGAACATACAGAGGAACTAATTAGCATAGCTAAAAGTAAAAATCTAGTTTTACAAGAAAATTATATGTTTCAATTTCATCATCAGCTAGATGTCATAAAAAATATTATTTCATCAAAAAAATTAGGAGAAATACGATTAATACGTTCATGCTTTAGTTTTCCTAAAAGAGCTCAAAATGATTTTAGATATTCAAAGAAATTAGGTGGTGGAGCATTATTAGATGCAGGTGGATATGTTATAAAATTAGGGACACTACTCTTAGGTGACGATGCCAAGATTAATGATGCTCATTTATATAGTTTTGAAGATTATGATGTCGATATATTTGGTGATTTTACTATGAGTAATGGAAAAATTACATATCAAGGTGCGTTTGGAATGGATAATGTTTATACTTGCTCTTTGGAAGTATATGGTTCAAAAGGCAAATTATATACAAATCGTATTTTTACATCACCACCAGAAAATAAGCCAATATTGATATTGATGGTAGAAAATCAAGAAGAAATTATAGTTGATGCTGATAATCATTTTTTAAAATCAATTTTAAAATTTAAAAATGCATTAGAAAATGATGAGATAAGGGAAGAATTATATATAACACTTTTTAAACAAACACAAATGTTAATGGATTTAAAAGAATTGGGGGAAAGATATTTATGA
- the rffA gene encoding dTDP-4-amino-4,6-dideoxygalactose transaminase produces the protein MIKFNKPSITEQEEKCIVDALHNSILSGDGKYTTKVYEEFEKRFGIKNMLLTTSGTTALEMASILSNLQPGDEVIAPSFTFSSTINAFLLRGASVVFCDIREDTFNIDENKIEKLITDKTKAIYVVHYAGFPCEMDKIIEIGNKYNLFVIEDAAQAVGSTYKGKVAGTMTEFGCYSFHETKNYAMGEGGAIIVNEQKYMERAEIIREKGTNRRNVLRGLVDKYTWHDIGSSFLPSDLLAALLYAQMTRYDEIMEKRMLVWNTYYDGLKSIEAQNKLRLPIIPDNVTHNAHMFNILLPTSKIRDQLINALREKGIIAYICYVPLHSSPYGKKLGYKPVDCPITEDISARLLRLPLYADMTKNDAQYVVDTIKEVL, from the coding sequence ATGATTAAATTCAATAAACCAAGTATAACAGAACAAGAAGAAAAATGTATAGTAGATGCACTACATAATAGTATACTTTCTGGTGATGGAAAATATACAACAAAAGTATATGAAGAATTTGAAAAACGTTTTGGCATAAAAAATATGTTATTAACAACTTCAGGAACAACAGCTTTAGAAATGGCATCAATTTTGTCTAATTTGCAACCTGGAGATGAGGTTATTGCACCTTCGTTTACTTTTTCTTCTACAATCAATGCTTTTCTACTAAGAGGAGCAAGTGTTGTATTTTGTGATATTAGAGAAGATACATTTAATATTGATGAAAATAAAATAGAAAAATTGATTACTGATAAAACGAAGGCAATTTATGTTGTACACTATGCTGGTTTTCCTTGTGAAATGGATAAAATTATTGAGATTGGAAATAAGTACAATTTGTTTGTTATTGAAGATGCTGCTCAAGCAGTTGGTTCCACATATAAAGGAAAAGTAGCTGGAACAATGACTGAATTTGGTTGCTATAGTTTCCATGAAACAAAAAATTATGCTATGGGCGAAGGTGGAGCTATCATAGTTAATGAGCAAAAATATATGGAACGTGCTGAAATTATTAGGGAGAAAGGAACAAATAGAAGAAATGTTTTACGTGGACTTGTAGACAAATATACATGGCATGATATTGGGTCATCTTTCTTACCTTCAGATTTATTAGCAGCTTTATTGTATGCTCAAATGACAAGATATGATGAAATAATGGAAAAACGTATGCTTGTTTGGAACACATACTATGATGGTTTAAAATCTATTGAAGCTCAAAATAAATTAAGATTGCCTATCATTCCAGACAATGTAACACATAATGCTCATATGTTTAATATTTTATTGCCAACGTCAAAAATACGAGATCAATTGATTAATGCACTACGTGAAAAAGGAATTATTGCATACATTTGTTATGTCCCATTACATTCTTCACCTTATGGAAAAAAATTGGGTTATAAACCTGTAGATTGCCCAATAACTGAAGATATATCTGCTAGGTTACTTAGATTGCCTCTTTATGCAGACATGACAAAAAATGATGCTCAATATGTTGTAGACACTATTAAAGAGGTGTTATAG
- a CDS encoding glycosyltransferase, whose protein sequence is MDYNSNFSIVIPCYKSSQTIETVVKLTSDELLKIGIEHFEFILVNDCSPDDGRTMTVLKQLTKKYKNITAIDLAKNGGQHNATMCGLNFAEGDYIISMDDDMQTHPSQLIKLISAIDDQTDIVYGYYPDKKHNILRNLFSIINYWSVRILIGKPKELKTSSFWIIRRYVRNYIVQFKNKDCYLQGLF, encoded by the coding sequence ATGGATTATAACAGTAACTTTTCTATTGTGATACCATGTTATAAGTCAAGTCAAACTATTGAAACAGTAGTAAAATTAACAAGTGATGAGTTATTAAAAATAGGTATTGAACATTTTGAATTTATTTTAGTTAATGATTGTTCTCCTGATGATGGTAGAACAATGACGGTGCTTAAACAATTAACAAAAAAATATAAAAATATTACTGCAATAGATTTAGCAAAAAATGGTGGACAACATAATGCAACTATGTGTGGATTAAACTTTGCAGAAGGCGACTATATTATTTCAATGGATGATGATATGCAAACTCATCCTAGTCAACTCATAAAATTAATTTCTGCAATTGACGATCAAACTGATATCGTTTATGGATACTATCCAGACAAAAAGCATAATATTTTAAGAAATTTATTTAGTATAATAAATTATTGGAGCGTTCGTATTTTGATAGGAAAACCTAAGGAATTAAAAACAAGTAGCTTTTGGATAATTAGGAGATATGTAAGAAATTATATAGTTCAATTTAAAAATAAAGACTGTTATTTACAAGGACTTTTTTAA
- a CDS encoding ATP-grasp domain-containing protein, which translates to MVHETKELKFPLIFKAVDTSGSRGIIRVDNNNDFKNAMEYVRAATKLDYFIIEEFLIGDEFGAQAYVQDGKVEFILPHGDYVFTGETGVPVGHYAPFELDEVIINDIKEQLKKAVKALGLNNCAINADFMLADNKPYVLEIGGRSGATCLAELTSIYYDFDYYEKMIRVSLGEKVDFSSNKTIPNASKLLISNKDGIIVDQGIQGNIKKNVVEIQFDYKKGDHIKKFQVGPDRIGHIITKGKTLKETNQLLEETINQIYVNVE; encoded by the coding sequence ATTGTACATGAAACAAAAGAATTAAAATTCCCATTAATTTTTAAAGCAGTGGATACATCAGGAAGCAGAGGAATCATTAGAGTAGACAATAATAATGATTTTAAAAATGCAATGGAGTATGTTCGTGCAGCAACAAAATTAGATTACTTTATTATAGAAGAATTTCTCATAGGTGATGAATTTGGTGCACAAGCATATGTACAAGATGGGAAAGTTGAATTTATTCTACCACATGGTGACTATGTTTTTACAGGTGAAACAGGTGTTCCAGTAGGTCATTATGCACCATTTGAACTTGATGAAGTGATTATCAATGATATAAAAGAACAGTTAAAAAAAGCTGTGAAAGCTCTAGGACTTAATAACTGTGCAATTAATGCAGATTTTATGCTTGCTGATAATAAGCCATATGTATTGGAAATAGGTGGTAGATCGGGTGCTACTTGTTTAGCAGAATTAACATCTATCTATTATGACTTTGATTATTACGAAAAAATGATTAGAGTATCTTTGGGAGAAAAAGTTGATTTTTCTAGCAATAAAACAATACCAAATGCTAGTAAATTATTGATATCTAATAAAGATGGAATAATTGTTGATCAAGGTATTCAAGGCAATATAAAGAAAAATGTAGTTGAAATACAATTTGATTATAAAAAAGGTGATCATATCAAAAAATTCCAAGTTGGTCCTGATAGAATTGGACATATTATTACTAAAGGAAAAACTTTAAAGGAAACAAATCAACTATTAGAGGAAACAATTAATCAAATCTATGTTAACGTGGAATAA
- a CDS encoding EamA family transporter has product MKELISNPSFWIMLASAFLAALSQILLKLSANKKYKNKLYEILNPLVLSGYVILLCTMFMNIIAYRGLDYKIGPILNSTTYIFVILLSLMILKEKIAKNKFMGIMLIILGLIVFNM; this is encoded by the coding sequence ATGAAAGAACTCATTAGCAATCCTAGTTTTTGGATAATGCTAGCTTCAGCATTTTTAGCTGCTTTATCACAAATATTATTGAAATTGAGTGCGAATAAAAAATATAAAAATAAACTATATGAAATTCTTAACCCATTAGTATTGAGTGGTTATGTAATATTATTATGTACAATGTTTATGAATATTATTGCTTATAGAGGGTTGGACTATAAAATTGGTCCTATATTAAATTCTACAACGTATATTTTTGTTATCTTATTAAGTCTTATGATATTAAAAGAAAAGATAGCAAAAAATAAATTTATGGGAATTATGCTTATTATTTTAGGTTTAATTGTATTTAATATGTAA
- a CDS encoding N-acetylmuramoyl-L-alanine amidase family protein codes for MLFCLSIIGYYTIVSAKSNDVINNVISITSKSITYEIVETENGRYYYKDGKLIKGYIETDDGKIYYADEETGKLLTGMQTTKKGTYYFCSDGTVLKGKVAKVNGKRYLFSETDGKLRKGYSALSDGRKYYSDKTTGELQIGMISINDTTTYYFLADGTAAKNSIRTINNRKYYFGDTGNIKKVTFKHQMVKFIVEMRQMGILLQVCKQQQLEHIIFVIMVLL; via the coding sequence ATGTTATTTTGTTTAAGCATCATTGGTTATTATACAATTGTAAGTGCAAAAAGTAATGATGTTATAAATAATGTAATAAGCATAACTAGTAAATCAATTACGTACGAAATTGTAGAAACAGAAAATGGCAGATATTATTATAAAGATGGTAAACTTATAAAAGGATACATTGAAACAGATGATGGAAAAATTTATTATGCTGATGAAGAAACTGGAAAACTTTTAACTGGTATGCAAACAACCAAAAAAGGAACATACTATTTTTGTAGTGATGGAACGGTTTTAAAAGGAAAAGTTGCTAAAGTTAATGGAAAAAGATATTTGTTCTCTGAAACAGATGGAAAATTACGCAAGGGATATTCTGCTTTATCAGACGGAAGAAAATACTACTCTGATAAAACTACTGGAGAATTGCAAATAGGAATGATTTCTATTAATGATACGACAACATATTATTTTTTAGCTGATGGAACTGCGGCTAAGAATTCTATAAGAACTATAAATAACCGTAAGTATTATTTTGGTGATACCGGAAACATAAAAAAGGTTACATTCAAACATCAAATGGTGAAATTTATTGTGGAGATGCGACAGATGGGCATTTTGTTACAGGTATGCAAACAACAGCAGCTGGAACATATTATTTTTGTAATAATGGTACTGTTATGA